The Raphanus sativus cultivar WK10039 chromosome 2, ASM80110v3, whole genome shotgun sequence genome includes a region encoding these proteins:
- the LOC108835589 gene encoding uncharacterized protein LOC108835589, protein MDRGLDEVMQAMSLEEDLPVILTDDEDYSAAVRNEKSLIGRLLNPECQNMARMLRTMPRIWKIYDQVRGIALSNESFQFIFDLETDLNTVLNQGFWTSEDWGMMMDRWVEFPPPDYLQKASVWIRLSQLPVNYLTLKTIRAVPNPIGHVKDIEFDPTKPHLQEYVRVRVILDLQQPVRDTKVMQLPGGRSTIVKVEYERVRKKCFHCFRLSHEKQRCPLFKAMKQNCTDKGKGVALAPVIHRQNHPDLVGSIMPLLAPTAPPGFPSKSLVAPEVFEEMQFYMNCTDPEERRLREAKMVKALRDISTNPGAQSSYLHLENHPTISGVQNKNVGRVFDFRATQTEEAKQSQQAQTEEEPRVAEALIPKDGLTLTGRQLESLSLAMTAHIEPQTKPHGAAEGSGDNMLINVGVAFSIGRDDQSISGGSGKNRASKRTGASWKRFKPASQGVRKSSKSEQNAPVQDEGDSSVKRKAREGMEVSSKMTKHCDGLMVHQKPPDPQ, encoded by the coding sequence ATGGACAGAGGGTTGGATGAAGTGATGCAAGCGATGTCCTTGGAGGAAGATTTACCGGTGATATTGACGGACGACGAAGACTATAGTGCGGCCGTTCGTAATGAAAAGAGTCTGATAGGGAGGCTTTTAAATCCAGAATGTCAGAACATGGCTCGTATGCTCCGAACTATGCCTAGGATTTGGAAAATCTATGATCAGGTGAGAGGTATAGCTCTGTCCAACGAGAGTTTCCAGTTCATCTTTGATTTGGAAACAGACCTCAACACGGTGCTGAACCAAGGTTTCTGGACGTCTGAAGATTGGGGAATGATGATGGATCGATGGGTGGAATTCCCCCCTCCAGACTATCTACAAAAAGCCTCAGTGTGGATCAGACTCTCTCAACTCCCGGTGAACTACCTCACTTTGAAAACCATCAGGGCGGTCCCTAATCCTATTGGTCATGTCAAGGATATCGAGTTTGATCCAACTAAACCTCACCTGCAAGAGTACGTACGTGTAAGAGTGATTCTGGATCTCCAACAACCGGTGAGAGACACTAAGGTGATGCAATTACCTGGTGGGAGAAGCACAATAGTGAAGGTGGAGtatgagagagtgaggaagaagTGTTTTCATTGCTTCCGACTCTCACACGAGAAACAGAGATGCCCTTTATTCAAAGCTATGAAACAGAATTGTACGGACAAAGGAAAAGGTGTCGCTTTGGCGCCAGTGATTCACCGACAGAATCATCCTGACCTAGTAGGATCTATCATGCCTCTGTTAGCACCTACGGCGCCCCCGGGTTTCCCCTCTAAGTCCTTGGTTGCTCCAGAGGTTTTCGAGGAGATGCAGTTCTATATGAACTGCACTGATCCAGAAGAAAGACGTCTCAGAGAAGCAAAGATGGTGAAGGCTCTCCGTGATATTTCTACAAACCCTGGAGCTCAGAGTTCTTATCTCCACTTAGAGAATCATCCTACGATCTCTGGCGTGCAGAACAAGAATGTTGGCAGGGTTTTTGACTTTCGAGCAACACAAACAGAGGAAGCAAAACAGAGCCAGCAAGCTCAAACAGAAGAGGAGCCACGAGTAGCTGAGGCTCTGATTCCAAAGGATGGTCTCACATTAACGGGTAGACAGTTGGAGAGTCTCTCGTTGGCGATGACTGCTCACATTGAACCGCAGACAAAACCTCATGGAGCTGCTGAAGGCTCAGGAGATAACATGTTGATAAACGTAGGAGTGGCGTTTTCAATAGGTCGTGATGATCAGTCAATATCAGGAGGAAGTGGTAAAAACAGAGCATCTAAACGAACAGGAGCATCGTGGAAGAGGTTTAAACCAGCCTCTCAAGGAGTGAGAAAGTCCTCGAAATCAGAACAAAATGCCCCTGTTCAAGATGAAGGTGACAGTAGTGTGAAGAGGAAAGCAAGAGAAGGGATGGAGGTCTCGTCAAAGATGACAAAACACTGTGATGGTTTGATGGTTCACCAGAAACCACCCGACCCTCAATGA